Proteins encoded by one window of Heterodontus francisci isolate sHetFra1 chromosome 12, sHetFra1.hap1, whole genome shotgun sequence:
- the LOC137375916 gene encoding heterogeneous nuclear ribonucleoprotein A3-like: MAREQLCKLFVGGLSFETVEGNLRNHFEQWGKLTDCVVVQDTITRRPRGFGFVTYSSPSEADAAMAARPHVLDGRTVDLKRAVPREDSNKPGFNMKVKKIFVGGIKENLGENDLQSYFADYGMIEKVDVICDRETGKKRGFAFVYFDDHDSVDKAVIQKYHMINGYRCEVKKGLSKEEMQSGTRPRGRAGNFSPRNGRSNGNFGNAAGYGAHGGGGGYYNDRGNRGDVYGGYGDGGYPRRDRSFSGGSYGDRIRDYSFASYGGERGYNNENFDDMYDNFGSYSPEQSNYGPMRGGGGMEKYAAGPYRGDYGVSNRSRNREFGGYAF; the protein is encoded by the coding sequence ATGGCGAGGGAACAGCTCTGCAAGCTATTTGTTGGCGGGCTCAGCTTTGAAACGGTGGAAGGAAACCTCAGGAACCATTTTGAGCAATGGGGGAAGCTAACTGACTGTGTTGTCGTACAAGATACGATCACCAGGCGCCCCCGAGGCTTCGGGTTTGTCACATATTCTTCGCCGAGCGAGGCGGATGCTGCAATGGCTGCTAGGCCTCATGTCTTAGACGGCCGCACGGTGGATCTGAAGCGAGCTGTGCCAAGGGAAGACTCCAACAAACCTGGCTTCAACATGAAGGTAAAGAAGATCTTTGTTGGCGGTATAAAAGAGAACCTTGGCGAGAATGATTTACAAAGCTACTTCGCAGACTATGGTATGATTGAAAAGGTAGATGTGATCTGTGACCGAGAGACTGGCAAGAAAAGAGGCTTTGCCTTTGTGTACTTCGATGACCATGATTCTGTTGATAAAGCGGTTATACAGAAGTACCACATGATTAATGGCTACCGGTGTGAAGTCAAGAAAGGTTTGTCGAAGGAGGAGATGCAGAGCGGAACTAGACCTCGCGGTCGAGCTGGCAACTTTAGCCCGAGAAATGGTCGGAGTAATGGCAATTTTGGAAATGCAGCTGGGTATGGTGCCCATGGCGGCGGAGGCGGCTACTACAATGATAGAGGAAACCGAGGAGACGTCTATGGTGGTTATGGTGATGGGGGGTATCCTCGGCGTGACCGTTCCTTCTCAGGCGGAAGTTATGGTGATCGAATTCGGGATTATAGCTTTGCGAGCTATGGTGGAGAAAGAGGATACAATAATGAAAATTTCGATGATATGTATGATAACTTTGGGAGCTATTCCCCTGAGCAGTCCAACTATGGCCCCATGAGAGGAGGGGGTGGTATGGAAAAATATGCTGCTGGACCCTACAGGGGGGATTATGGTGTTAGCAATAGAAGCAGAAACAGAGAGTTTGGAGGATATGCCTTTTAA